From the Gallaecimonas mangrovi genome, one window contains:
- a CDS encoding DUF2309 domain-containing protein, with amino-acid sequence MIETPIEQSQRQAGCIDIAKAVAASIAPAWPLDQSVAVNPWWPQRQQTIERTFAEQTVILGETPLMDKAYYRAHWGKQIQPQHLAAAMAELQSPLTTQQLLAALDGADTRNDLRWHTLAMLMDEQVPSKQGHSWAQEIVQQVSQFIALYHQYPERFDAEGKNGEHLFQSWREVVCLDKGIKTLLGVDLLQYFRALPTDINGFFEVVGENWQPHWKNPQGAWAFIRASQHQLSGWSGWQSWLDWQAGLADKHIEVPHALGLTAILLAWDTVLMKWLADNNAKAAAQIYQTVERQVDNIETLYHQAQQQQAPLWVWQRAFELSVHQPWMDKVKAAVAVAEHERPALQAVFCIDVRSEVFRRALEAQSAEIETLGFAGFFGIPIAYQTQDNSLLRPQLPGLLAPSLLAKATQQQPQRFLRLTQLGWQNSLSKPSSTLGMVEAGGLLKLVSLFKRVIARQGSENPVNRDLRGNEQWQLSRDQTPLSVADKAELCAGILKAMGIDKRLAKVVLLAGHGSQTCNNHTSSSLDCGACGGQTGEVNVKVLASLLNDPQVRSAMAQFAVAVPEDTVFYAAMHNTTTDQLTVFDGPEASWRQWLFAASQQARGERADQFAEPAPTAAKMQRFFHQRATDWAQMRPEWGLCNNAGVFIAPRRLTRSLDFAGRAFLHEYNPELDPQFGQLEKIMTAPLLVMNWINLQYYASVTSPEKYGSGNKLLHNVVGGHIGVFEGNGGDLRIGLSKQSVHDGNAYRHQPVRLSAFIQAPQYAIDDILARHQDVAALVNNGWLLLYQLDQTQQISRYQNGRWLAQ; translated from the coding sequence ATGATTGAAACACCTATCGAACAGTCCCAGCGTCAAGCAGGCTGTATTGATATCGCCAAAGCGGTTGCGGCTTCTATTGCCCCGGCCTGGCCGTTAGACCAATCGGTGGCCGTCAACCCCTGGTGGCCGCAGCGCCAGCAAACTATCGAGCGCACCTTTGCCGAACAAACGGTGATCCTTGGCGAAACTCCGCTGATGGACAAAGCCTATTACCGGGCGCATTGGGGCAAGCAAATTCAGCCCCAGCACTTGGCTGCCGCCATGGCCGAGCTGCAATCTCCACTGACTACCCAGCAGCTGCTGGCCGCCCTTGATGGGGCGGATACCCGCAATGACCTGCGCTGGCATACCTTGGCCATGTTGATGGACGAGCAAGTGCCCAGCAAACAAGGCCACAGCTGGGCACAAGAAATTGTGCAACAGGTCAGCCAGTTTATTGCCCTTTATCACCAGTACCCCGAACGCTTTGATGCCGAAGGCAAAAATGGTGAGCACCTTTTTCAAAGCTGGCGGGAAGTGGTCTGCCTAGACAAGGGCATCAAAACCCTGTTGGGGGTGGATTTACTGCAGTACTTTCGCGCCTTACCCACCGATATCAACGGCTTTTTTGAGGTGGTGGGCGAGAACTGGCAACCGCATTGGAAAAACCCGCAAGGCGCTTGGGCCTTTATCCGGGCATCGCAGCATCAGCTTTCCGGCTGGTCTGGCTGGCAATCCTGGTTAGACTGGCAAGCAGGCCTTGCTGATAAACACATTGAAGTGCCCCATGCCCTAGGCCTTACCGCCATTTTACTGGCCTGGGATACGGTGCTAATGAAATGGCTGGCCGATAACAATGCCAAGGCCGCCGCACAGATTTACCAAACCGTTGAGCGCCAGGTAGACAACATCGAAACCCTCTACCACCAGGCGCAGCAGCAGCAAGCGCCGCTTTGGGTGTGGCAACGGGCCTTCGAGCTAAGTGTGCACCAGCCCTGGATGGATAAGGTTAAAGCTGCGGTTGCAGTGGCTGAGCATGAGCGGCCCGCGCTGCAAGCGGTGTTCTGCATTGACGTGCGCTCAGAAGTGTTTCGCCGCGCCTTGGAAGCGCAAAGCGCCGAGATTGAAACCTTGGGCTTTGCCGGTTTTTTTGGTATTCCCATTGCTTACCAAACCCAAGATAACAGCCTATTGAGGCCGCAACTGCCTGGGCTGCTGGCGCCCAGCCTTCTGGCCAAAGCCACCCAGCAGCAACCCCAGCGATTTTTACGCCTAACCCAGCTTGGCTGGCAAAACAGCTTATCCAAACCGTCATCGACCCTTGGCATGGTTGAAGCCGGTGGCCTGTTAAAACTGGTGAGTCTTTTTAAACGGGTGATTGCGCGCCAGGGCAGTGAAAACCCGGTTAACCGCGACCTGCGCGGTAACGAGCAGTGGCAGCTGTCACGGGACCAAACCCCGCTAAGCGTTGCCGACAAAGCCGAGCTTTGTGCCGGTATCTTAAAAGCCATGGGTATCGATAAACGCTTGGCTAAGGTGGTGTTGCTGGCCGGGCACGGCAGCCAAACCTGCAACAACCACACCTCATCAAGCCTTGATTGTGGTGCCTGTGGCGGCCAAACCGGCGAGGTTAATGTCAAGGTGCTGGCGAGCCTGTTAAATGACCCGCAAGTGCGTTCGGCCATGGCCCAGTTTGCGGTAGCAGTGCCGGAAGATACGGTGTTTTATGCCGCCATGCACAACACCACCACCGACCAGTTAACGGTGTTTGACGGCCCCGAAGCGTCGTGGCGGCAATGGCTGTTTGCCGCCAGCCAACAGGCAAGAGGCGAACGCGCCGACCAGTTTGCCGAACCGGCGCCGACAGCGGCGAAAATGCAGCGCTTTTTTCATCAGCGCGCTACTGACTGGGCGCAAATGCGGCCCGAGTGGGGGCTTTGCAATAATGCCGGGGTCTTTATTGCCCCGCGCCGCCTGACCCGCAGCCTGGACTTTGCTGGCCGCGCCTTTTTGCACGAATACAACCCTGAGCTTGATCCCCAATTTGGCCAGCTCGAAAAGATAATGACAGCGCCGCTGCTGGTGATGAACTGGATCAACCTGCAGTATTACGCGTCAGTTACCAGCCCCGAGAAATACGGCAGCGGCAATAAGCTGCTGCACAATGTCGTGGGCGGCCACATTGGCGTTTTTGAGGGCAATGGCGGCGATCTGCGTATTGGCCTTTCAAAGCAATCGGTGCATGACGGCAACGCCTACCGCCACCAGCCGGTGCGTTTAAGCGCCTTTATTCAAGCGCCGCAGTACGCCATTGACGACATTCTTGCCCGCCACCAAGACGTAGCTGCGCTGGTAAACAACGGCTGGCTGTTGTTGTACCAGTTAGACCAAACCCAGCAAATAAGCCGCTACCAAAACGGCCGCTGGTTGGCGCAATAA
- a CDS encoding NADH-quinone oxidoreductase subunit L, producing MASFFLVTPLKLMLLGLIAILGIAIVRYSLVAFAGEADRGRFIRALLMTIGTVVLVIVSNDLLLFWLAWVSVSLCLNRLILFYPDRPRALLAAHKKFLLARLSEALLGVAFIVLYGQFDTANISELMQLVTKAGPSTSVSVAAVLLALVALIKCAQLPLHGWLIQVVEAPTPVSALLHAGIVNLGGILLLFFAPVLAASSVASWLVVILAGISTVVAGLVTTTRLSIKVKLAWSTSSQMGLMLVEIALGLYEMALLHLFAHSFYKSYSFLNSGNTVNHYLAAKLAGDVKPKVWHWALALGLSGALIAVAQWQFAMMTSVAATMLIWFALSALMVPSIIRSVGGLPMAITLVFAVFLLTLYTTAKHHLAVLMGLDAPLNHWADGFVALLFFALFALSLALQYWPHVAWVKRLFIWLNAGAYLDEWATRLTLKFWPSKTLIALQNAQWNVNSEAK from the coding sequence ATGGCTTCATTTTTTCTGGTTACCCCGTTAAAGCTGATGTTGCTTGGCTTAATCGCCATTTTGGGGATCGCCATCGTCCGTTACAGCTTGGTTGCCTTTGCTGGCGAAGCCGACCGTGGCCGTTTTATTCGTGCTTTGCTGATGACCATTGGTACTGTGGTACTGGTGATTGTCAGTAACGATTTGTTGCTGTTTTGGCTGGCCTGGGTGAGTGTCAGCCTTTGCTTGAATCGTCTTATTCTGTTTTATCCCGACCGGCCTCGCGCCCTGCTTGCCGCCCACAAGAAATTTTTGTTGGCCCGGTTAAGTGAAGCCTTATTGGGCGTGGCTTTTATTGTGCTCTATGGCCAATTTGATACCGCCAATATCAGCGAGTTGATGCAGTTAGTAACCAAAGCCGGGCCCAGCACCAGCGTCAGTGTTGCGGCGGTGCTTTTGGCGTTGGTGGCATTAATTAAATGTGCGCAGCTGCCGCTACATGGCTGGTTGATTCAAGTAGTTGAAGCCCCAACGCCGGTGTCGGCACTGCTGCACGCCGGCATTGTCAACTTGGGCGGCATTTTACTGCTGTTTTTCGCGCCGGTGCTGGCAGCCAGTAGTGTGGCCAGTTGGCTGGTGGTGATCCTGGCCGGTATTAGCACCGTGGTTGCCGGTTTGGTGACTACCACGCGGCTGAGTATCAAAGTCAAACTGGCGTGGTCTACCAGTTCGCAGATGGGGTTGATGCTGGTCGAAATTGCCCTTGGCCTTTATGAAATGGCGCTGCTGCACCTTTTTGCCCACTCCTTTTACAAGTCCTATTCGTTCCTTAATAGCGGTAACACCGTTAACCATTATCTGGCTGCCAAACTGGCTGGCGACGTTAAGCCCAAGGTTTGGCATTGGGCGCTGGCACTAGGCTTAAGTGGCGCGCTGATTGCCGTTGCCCAGTGGCAATTTGCGATGATGACCAGTGTTGCTGCCACCATGCTGATTTGGTTTGCCCTTAGCGCCTTAATGGTGCCCAGCATTATCCGTAGCGTCGGCGGCTTGCCAATGGCCATTACCCTTGTGTTTGCGGTGTTTCTGCTGACGTTGTACACCACCGCCAAACACCATTTGGCGGTATTAATGGGGCTGGATGCGCCCCTTAATCACTGGGCTGATGGCTTTGTGGCGCTGCTCTTTTTCGCTTTGTTTGCGCTGTCGCTGGCCCTGCAGTATTGGCCCCATGTGGCCTGGGTAAAACGGCTGTTTATTTGGCTGAACGCCGGTGCCTACCTCGACGAATGGGCCACCCGCTTAACCTTGAAGTTTTGGCCAAGTAAAACCCTTATTGCACTGCAAAACGCGCAATGGAACGTTAATAGCGAGGCGAAGTAA
- a CDS encoding LysR family transcriptional regulator, giving the protein MSRLNYHHLYYFWQVARQGNLTQTAQKLHISQSALSSQIKQLEESLNVKLFTRQGRKLQLTESGYHALNYANDIFKNGEELEQLLTSGSALPSTPLRIGILSTISRNFIEQFVKPLLSQDDCRFSLQSMSQTGLLNAMNELQLDMALTNIPVRGSNINNWQSRVLARQPVAIIGPPGLALTDELGESYRHRKWIVPYGENPLRAAFNAFAAQYELEPDIVAESDDMAMLRLLTRDIGALAVMPEVVVQDEIASGELKSYMSLPNVYENFYAVTTSRRIVHPKVSTLIRPLDA; this is encoded by the coding sequence ATGAGTCGCCTAAATTACCACCACCTCTACTATTTTTGGCAGGTTGCCCGGCAAGGAAACCTAACCCAAACCGCCCAGAAGCTGCATATTTCCCAGTCGGCCTTGTCGTCGCAAATTAAGCAGCTGGAAGAGTCGCTCAATGTAAAACTCTTTACTCGCCAGGGCCGCAAACTGCAACTGACCGAAAGCGGCTACCACGCCCTTAATTACGCCAATGACATTTTCAAAAATGGTGAGGAGCTTGAGCAGCTCTTAACCAGTGGTAGCGCCCTGCCCAGCACGCCGCTGCGTATTGGCATTTTGTCGACAATTTCCCGTAACTTTATCGAGCAGTTTGTAAAGCCGCTGCTAAGTCAGGACGACTGCCGCTTTTCGCTGCAATCGATGAGCCAGACCGGCCTTTTAAATGCGATGAACGAATTGCAGTTGGATATGGCGCTCACCAACATTCCGGTGCGCGGCTCTAACATCAACAATTGGCAAAGCCGGGTATTGGCGCGCCAGCCGGTAGCCATTATTGGCCCCCCAGGCCTTGCCCTTACCGACGAACTGGGGGAAAGCTACCGCCACCGCAAATGGATAGTGCCTTATGGCGAAAACCCGCTTCGCGCCGCCTTTAATGCCTTTGCCGCCCAATATGAATTGGAGCCCGATATTGTTGCCGAGTCTGACGATATGGCGATGCTGCGTCTGTTGACCCGCGATATTGGCGCCCTTGCGGTTATGCCAGAGGTGGTGGTGCAGGACGAAATCGCCTCGGGGGAGCTAAAAAGCTATATGTCACTGCCCAATGTTTATGAGAATTTTTATGCTGTGACCACCAGCCGCCGTATTGTGCACCCCAAAGTCAGCACCTTAATCAGGCCGCTGGATGCCTAA
- a CDS encoding VF530 family protein has product MSPDQPNNPLHGVTLAQIVTRLEEYYGWQQLALRVNINCFKSDPSLKSSLKFLRRTPWARAEVEKLYIDTFH; this is encoded by the coding sequence ATGAGCCCTGATCAGCCCAACAACCCCTTACACGGGGTGACCTTAGCGCAAATTGTTACTCGCCTTGAGGAATATTATGGCTGGCAGCAATTGGCGCTTAGGGTCAACATCAACTGCTTTAAAAGCGACCCTTCGCTAAAATCGTCCTTAAAATTTTTGCGCCGCACCCCCTGGGCCCGCGCCGAGGTAGAAAAGCTCTACATCGACACCTTTCATTGA
- a CDS encoding protein-methionine-sulfoxide reductase heme-binding subunit MsrQ, translating into MLLKKPLRLSKAWVVSLKTLLHLFLLGYLAWTFYLAVIGQLTADPVQGLLNFTGIGTVNLLFATLAISPLAKWLPCGDVMRFRRMVGVYAFVYGLSHFTTYLVFELQLNFSQLSSEIAKRPYILVGFSALMLLLALSVTSPMAVRRKMGKTWQQLHNWVYLCLFLALLHYSWSQKTLWGDPLIYWAVSLLVIYSRRQKLKRGLANLGRKPSLNRKKAP; encoded by the coding sequence GTGCTGTTAAAAAAGCCGCTGCGTTTATCCAAAGCTTGGGTGGTTAGCCTTAAAACGCTGTTGCACCTCTTCTTATTGGGCTATTTGGCCTGGACCTTTTATCTGGCGGTTATTGGCCAACTCACCGCCGACCCGGTGCAAGGCTTGTTAAATTTCACCGGTATCGGCACCGTTAACTTGCTGTTTGCCACCCTGGCCATCTCGCCGCTGGCTAAGTGGTTGCCTTGTGGCGACGTAATGCGGTTTCGGCGCATGGTGGGGGTTTATGCCTTTGTCTATGGCCTGAGCCACTTCACAACTTATTTGGTGTTCGAGCTGCAACTTAACTTTTCACAGCTCTCCAGTGAAATTGCCAAACGCCCCTATATTTTGGTGGGCTTTAGTGCCTTGATGTTGCTGTTAGCGTTGTCGGTAACGTCGCCGATGGCAGTGCGCCGCAAAATGGGTAAAACCTGGCAGCAGTTACATAACTGGGTGTATTTGTGCCTGTTTTTAGCGCTGTTACATTATTCGTGGTCACAAAAAACGCTGTGGGGCGATCCGCTTATTTATTGGGCGGTGTCGCTGCTGGTGATTTATAGCCGTCGCCAGAAGTTAAAACGGGGCTTGGCAAATTTAGGCCGCAAACCTAGCCTTAACCGTAAAAAAGCGCCTTAA
- the msrP gene encoding protein-methionine-sulfoxide reductase catalytic subunit MsrP, with protein MAKKFTPSVKLTDNDVTDEAVYRQRRQFLKSLGFVGVSAAIASPAQAFGLFGSDDDKAPKVATEPLTFTSPAKYQAKDAKTPYGKVTGYNNFYEFGTDKTDPAANAQGFKTDPWTLKIDGLVENPLTLDHDALTKRFALQERIYRMRCVEAWSMVIPWIGFELGELIKAAKPLSNAKYVAFETVYDPKQMPGQRSRFVGGGIDYPYVEGLRLDEAMHPLTLLSVGLYGKTLPPQNGAPIRLVVPWKYGFKGIKSIVRIRLTDSQPANTWNLLAPDEYGFYANVNPHVDHPRWSQKSERRIGAGGLFSTKVIPTEMFNGYQEVAPLYKGMDLKRNF; from the coding sequence ATGGCGAAAAAATTTACCCCTTCGGTAAAGTTGACCGATAACGACGTAACCGATGAAGCGGTGTATCGCCAGCGCCGCCAGTTCTTAAAATCGCTGGGCTTTGTTGGGGTTAGCGCCGCTATTGCCAGCCCCGCCCAGGCTTTTGGTCTCTTTGGCTCTGACGATGATAAAGCGCCCAAAGTCGCCACCGAGCCGCTTACCTTCACTAGCCCCGCTAAATACCAAGCCAAAGATGCCAAAACCCCCTACGGCAAGGTCACCGGCTATAACAATTTTTATGAGTTCGGCACCGACAAAACCGACCCTGCCGCCAACGCCCAGGGCTTTAAAACCGACCCCTGGACCTTGAAAATCGACGGGCTGGTCGAAAACCCTCTCACCCTTGACCATGACGCCTTAACCAAACGTTTTGCCCTGCAAGAGCGCATCTATCGCATGCGCTGTGTTGAGGCCTGGTCGATGGTTATACCCTGGATTGGTTTTGAGCTAGGCGAGCTTATTAAAGCCGCCAAACCCTTATCCAACGCCAAGTACGTGGCTTTTGAAACGGTATATGATCCCAAACAAATGCCGGGGCAGCGCTCGCGTTTTGTTGGCGGCGGCATTGATTACCCTTACGTTGAAGGGCTGCGCCTGGACGAAGCCATGCACCCGTTAACGCTTTTGAGTGTTGGCCTTTACGGTAAAACCCTGCCGCCACAAAATGGCGCGCCCATTCGCTTGGTGGTGCCGTGGAAATACGGCTTTAAGGGCATTAAGTCCATTGTTCGTATTCGCCTTACCGACAGCCAGCCTGCCAATACCTGGAACTTACTGGCGCCAGACGAATACGGTTTTTATGCCAACGTTAATCCCCATGTTGACCACCCGCGTTGGAGCCAAAAAAGTGAACGACGTATCGGCGCCGGTGGGCTTTTTTCCACTAAGGTTATTCCCACCGAAATGTTTAATGGCTACCAAGAAGTGGCGCCGCTCTATAAGGGCATGGACTTAAAAAGGAACTTCTAA
- a CDS encoding NYN domain-containing protein, which translates to MQNVLLLVDVQNVYYTARQGFGRNFDYNRFWAKATAGRKVTHAFAYAIDRGDTKQREFQNILRAIGFEVKLKPFIQRADGSAKGDWDVGITIDAMEYGAAADVVVLVSGDGDFALLADKLRKDWGKEVEVYGVEALTANSLVQAASRFIAIETDLLL; encoded by the coding sequence ATGCAAAATGTATTGCTGCTGGTTGATGTGCAAAACGTCTATTACACCGCTCGCCAAGGCTTTGGCCGCAATTTCGATTACAACCGGTTTTGGGCCAAAGCGACCGCTGGCCGTAAGGTTACCCATGCCTTTGCCTACGCCATAGACCGCGGCGACACCAAGCAGCGGGAGTTTCAAAATATCCTCAGAGCCATCGGTTTTGAGGTCAAGCTCAAACCCTTTATTCAACGAGCCGACGGCTCTGCCAAAGGCGACTGGGACGTGGGCATCACTATTGACGCCATGGAATACGGCGCCGCGGCCGATGTGGTGGTGCTGGTTTCTGGCGACGGTGATTTTGCCTTGCTTGCCGATAAGCTGCGTAAGGATTGGGGCAAAGAAGTGGAGGTTTATGGTGTTGAGGCCCTAACCGCCAATAGCTTGGTACAAGCCGCCAGCCGCTTTATTGCCATCGAAACTGATCTACTGCTGTAA
- a CDS encoding MarC family protein: protein MADFYTQVVTVFLGFFAIMNPIANTAAFAALAGDEPKARQSKIAAKALLLTFVVIMAFSLLGKAIFHLFGITLPALRITGGILVFVIGYHMLNGGGSKLHSAEGDDDTDIAISPLAVPLLAGPGTIATAMNYSAAGGISGIAITLSVFALLCLITFVCFVFSGRILAAIGKSGLSIITRLMGLILAVIGTQMVIEGAKFVIHLG from the coding sequence ATGGCCGATTTTTATACCCAGGTGGTCACCGTCTTTTTGGGTTTTTTTGCCATTATGAATCCCATCGCCAATACTGCCGCTTTTGCCGCCCTGGCAGGGGATGAGCCCAAGGCTCGCCAATCGAAAATAGCGGCCAAGGCGTTACTGCTGACTTTTGTGGTGATCATGGCCTTTTCACTGCTCGGCAAGGCTATTTTTCATTTGTTTGGCATTACCTTGCCGGCGCTACGCATTACCGGTGGCATTTTGGTGTTTGTGATTGGCTATCACATGCTCAACGGTGGCGGCTCTAAACTGCATTCAGCAGAGGGCGACGATGACACCGACATTGCCATTTCGCCGTTGGCAGTCCCTTTGCTGGCAGGGCCTGGCACCATTGCCACGGCCATGAACTATTCGGCGGCGGGTGGTATTAGCGGTATCGCCATTACCCTTAGTGTGTTTGCGCTGTTGTGCCTTATTACCTTTGTTTGCTTTGTCTTTAGCGGGCGCATTTTGGCGGCTATTGGTAAAAGTGGGCTGAGTATTATTACCCGGCTAATGGGGCTTATTTTGGCGGTTATCGGTACGCAAATGGTGATTGAAGGGGCAAAGTTTGTTATTCACTTGGGCTAA
- a CDS encoding mandelate racemase/muconate lactonizing enzyme family protein yields MRIVDIREKTIAISSPIRNAYIDFSKMTLSLVAVVTDVIRNGKPVVGYGFNSNGRYGQGSLMRERFIPRLLEADATSLLNDSASNFCPHRCWATMFSNEKPGGHGERSVAIGTLDMALWDLVAKIEDKPLFQLLADRYGNGTANPKIFVYAAGGYYYPGQDHNKLKDEMRSYIDRGYTVVKKKIGGASLDEDLRRIDSILSVLQDGQKLAVDANGRFDLDTAIKYAKALSQYDLFWYEEPGDPLDFELQATLRGYYANPMATGEDLFSMQDARNLIRYGGLRPDRDWLQFDCALSYGLVEYLRTLDMLKEHGWSASRCIPHGGHQMSLNIAAGLGLGGNESYPDLFQPFGGFPDGVAVDNGFITLPELPGIGFEGKADLFAEMSKLSR; encoded by the coding sequence ATGAGAATCGTCGACATTCGTGAAAAAACCATTGCCATCAGTTCCCCCATCCGTAATGCCTACATCGATTTCAGTAAAATGACCCTGAGCTTGGTGGCGGTGGTTACCGACGTGATACGCAACGGCAAACCCGTTGTTGGTTATGGCTTTAACTCCAATGGCCGTTATGGCCAAGGCAGCCTGATGCGCGAACGTTTCATTCCGCGCCTGTTGGAAGCCGACGCCACCAGTTTGCTAAACGACAGTGCCAGCAATTTTTGTCCTCACCGATGCTGGGCAACCATGTTTAGTAATGAAAAGCCCGGCGGCCATGGCGAGCGTTCGGTAGCCATTGGCACCCTGGATATGGCGCTTTGGGATCTGGTGGCCAAAATCGAGGACAAGCCGCTGTTTCAGCTATTGGCCGACCGCTACGGTAACGGCACTGCCAACCCCAAGATTTTTGTTTATGCCGCTGGTGGCTATTACTACCCGGGCCAAGACCACAATAAACTCAAAGACGAAATGCGCAGCTATATCGATCGCGGCTACACCGTGGTGAAAAAGAAAATAGGCGGCGCCTCACTGGATGAAGACCTGCGCCGTATTGACTCGATTTTAAGCGTGCTGCAAGACGGCCAGAAATTGGCGGTTGATGCCAATGGCCGCTTTGATTTAGACACCGCCATTAAATATGCCAAGGCCTTATCGCAGTACGATTTATTCTGGTATGAAGAGCCGGGTGATCCGTTAGATTTTGAACTGCAAGCGACGCTGCGCGGTTACTACGCCAACCCCATGGCCACCGGCGAAGATTTATTCTCGATGCAAGATGCCCGCAATCTTATTCGCTACGGTGGCTTACGGCCTGACCGCGACTGGCTGCAGTTTGACTGCGCCTTAAGTTATGGCCTGGTCGAATACCTGCGCACCTTGGACATGCTCAAAGAGCACGGCTGGAGCGCCAGCCGCTGCATTCCCCATGGCGGCCACCAGATGTCACTTAATATTGCGGCCGGCCTCGGCCTTGGCGGTAATGAGTCTTACCCTGACTTGTTCCAGCCTTTTGGCGGTTTCCCTGACGGTGTTGCGGTCGATAACGGCTTTATTACCCTGCCGGAACTGCCCGGCATTGGTTTTGAAGGTAAGGCCGACCTCTTTGCCGAGATGAGTAAGCTGTCGCGCTAA
- a CDS encoding LysR substrate-binding domain-containing protein has product MTSELSFFVLLARHASLSAAARALDITPPAATKRLAQLENRLGVRLVNRTTRSVSLTPEGEIYLEHAKRLLAQIAAMEEAVTSQAGKLVGQITVNTTLGFGRTVIAPLVSKFATLHPAVEVQLSLTDKPLDLVENGIDMAIRFGALPDQRLNARRLMSNQRFLCAAPRYLEKKGVPQCLDDLHQHNCIIHRQNEDAYGIWRFLLGEHSEIVKVSGNLSSNDGDVVLGWALDGHGILIRSEWDLKKYLASGRLQVVLPEYPLPTADLYLYYPSKSHQSARARAFIDFMVEQLPA; this is encoded by the coding sequence ATGACATCCGAGCTGAGTTTTTTTGTACTTTTGGCCCGCCACGCCAGTTTATCTGCCGCGGCGCGGGCGCTCGATATAACGCCCCCGGCCGCCACCAAACGCTTGGCACAACTGGAAAACCGTTTGGGCGTTCGCCTGGTTAACCGCACCACCCGCAGTGTGAGTTTGACCCCAGAAGGCGAGATTTACCTTGAGCACGCCAAGCGCCTGCTGGCGCAAATAGCCGCTATGGAAGAGGCCGTTACCAGCCAGGCTGGCAAGTTAGTTGGGCAAATTACCGTCAATACCACCTTGGGGTTTGGCCGCACCGTGATAGCCCCCTTGGTTTCAAAATTCGCCACCTTACACCCAGCTGTCGAAGTGCAGCTGTCTTTAACCGACAAACCGCTGGATTTAGTCGAAAACGGCATTGATATGGCCATTCGTTTTGGCGCCCTGCCCGACCAGCGCCTCAATGCCAGGCGCCTGATGAGTAACCAGCGCTTTTTATGCGCCGCGCCCCGCTATCTTGAAAAAAAAGGTGTGCCCCAGTGCCTTGATGACCTGCACCAGCACAACTGCATCATTCATCGCCAGAATGAAGACGCTTACGGCATTTGGCGCTTTTTACTGGGCGAGCACAGTGAAATTGTCAAGGTAAGCGGCAACTTGTCCAGCAACGACGGTGATGTGGTGCTGGGCTGGGCGCTTGATGGCCACGGCATTTTAATTCGCTCGGAATGGGACTTAAAAAAATACTTGGCCAGCGGCCGCCTGCAAGTGGTGCTGCCAGAATATCCACTACCCACCGCTGACTTGTACCTTTATTACCCCAGCAAAAGTCACCAAAGCGCCAGGGCCAGGGCTTTTATCGACTTTATGGTAGAGCAGCTACCGGCGTAG